One region of Haloprofundus salilacus genomic DNA includes:
- a CDS encoding winged helix-turn-helix transcriptional regulator — translation MAETEARNSVDRLVELLDDRLKKSEWEILVALAEADGPLTDEELAEATGYTDRTVSKRVDTLEEQVHGGTLIQRDDDGNPYLHSQFAAAVRQHES, via the coding sequence ATGGCTGAGACAGAGGCTCGAAACAGCGTCGACCGGCTCGTCGAACTCCTCGACGACCGCCTGAAGAAATCCGAGTGGGAAATTCTCGTCGCCCTCGCCGAGGCCGACGGCCCGCTCACCGACGAGGAACTCGCCGAGGCGACCGGCTACACCGACCGCACCGTCTCCAAGCGCGTCGACACGCTTGAAGAGCAGGTCCACGGTGGGACGCTGATTCAGCGCGACGACGACGGCAATCCCTATCTCCACTCGCAGTTCGCCGCCGCCGTCCGTCAGCACGAATCGTAG
- a CDS encoding carboxylate--amine ligase: MADRFLETDDLLEAVAEATFDRPPAVVANAHITGLSVARALDAHGVPVIALDRSGDGVAPPSEAIDFAGRVTYPLDDSDGFKKDLEALADAAGTDLVAFGCMDEWVHAFADTEPEGVRRPFSDKKGIDAVLDKSSLYRLAEELEVPYPETYWLDESDPDAAAEALGFPFVLKPALKREGEEALGTNVLEVGDREELYETLEAAEAADIELLAQEKVNIAQGRDMSLASYVSPGGETLSVVGNARVRYPLAFGTSCVVETTDRPEIRERALSVLERTGYHGISESEFVYDADREEYVLLDINTRPWKWISMPVAVGANLPLAAYSSVVDDVSYDVASAADSVDDGRWVYLRDYLTLLSTDDSLRDVLSGDDWEALAAGSFESSGTLTTGVYRPSDPKPTAKLLETEFSRRDYYCSC, from the coding sequence ATGGCAGACCGCTTTCTCGAAACCGACGACCTGCTAGAGGCCGTCGCCGAGGCGACGTTCGACCGCCCGCCGGCCGTCGTCGCCAACGCGCACATCACGGGACTGAGCGTCGCACGGGCGCTCGACGCCCACGGCGTGCCGGTCATCGCGCTCGACCGCTCCGGCGACGGCGTCGCACCGCCGTCGGAGGCGATCGACTTCGCCGGGCGCGTCACCTACCCGCTGGACGACAGTGACGGGTTCAAGAAAGACCTCGAAGCGCTCGCCGACGCCGCTGGCACCGACCTCGTCGCGTTCGGCTGTATGGACGAGTGGGTCCACGCGTTCGCGGACACCGAACCCGAGGGCGTCCGTCGGCCCTTCTCGGACAAGAAGGGGATCGACGCCGTGCTTGACAAGTCGTCGCTCTACCGTCTCGCAGAGGAGTTGGAGGTTCCGTACCCCGAGACGTACTGGCTCGACGAGAGCGACCCCGACGCTGCCGCGGAGGCGCTCGGCTTCCCGTTCGTGCTCAAACCCGCGCTGAAGCGCGAGGGCGAGGAGGCGCTCGGGACGAACGTGCTGGAAGTCGGCGACCGCGAGGAGCTGTACGAGACGCTCGAAGCTGCCGAAGCGGCCGACATCGAACTGCTCGCACAGGAGAAAGTGAACATCGCGCAGGGCCGCGACATGTCGCTCGCGTCATACGTCTCACCTGGCGGCGAGACTCTCTCGGTCGTCGGTAACGCGCGCGTCCGCTACCCGCTGGCGTTCGGCACCTCCTGCGTGGTCGAGACGACCGACCGACCCGAAATTCGCGAGCGTGCGCTGTCGGTGCTGGAGCGGACGGGCTATCACGGCATCAGCGAGTCAGAGTTCGTCTACGACGCCGACCGCGAGGAGTACGTCCTCCTCGACATCAACACGCGCCCGTGGAAGTGGATATCCATGCCCGTCGCCGTCGGGGCGAACCTGCCGCTGGCCGCGTACTCGTCGGTCGTCGACGATGTGAGCTACGACGTCGCGAGCGCGGCCGACTCCGTCGACGACGGGCGCTGGGTCTACCTCCGCGACTACCTGACGCTGCTGTCGACGGACGACTCGCTCCGCGACGTGCTTTCGGGCGACGACTGGGAGGCGCTCGCCGCCGGAAGCTTCGAATCGTCGGGGACGCTGACGACGGGCGTCTACCGGCCCTCGGACCCGAAACCAACCGCGAAACTGCTGGAGACAGAGTTCAGCCGTCGCGACTACTACTGTTCCTGCTGA
- a CDS encoding LLM class flavin-dependent oxidoreductase: MTERMHLNLFTMNSVEHVSPGRWTYPGDQSHRYTDRDYWTEVARTAERGGFDAIFFADVRGIYDVYGGDRDSAIRNAIQTPANDPQALVPAMAEVTDHLGFAVTRSTTYTHPYQLARELSTLDHLTDGRVAFNIVTSYLESAAENLGLDERMDRETRYDRADEFMDVCYALWEESWEEDAVVADRERGVYADPEKVHAIDFDGEFFSVPGPHSCEPSPQRTPVLYQAGSSDRGRDFAADNAEAVFVSQPTEAGTRSYIEDMRERAADRGRDPDSLLFFPGIVPIVGETEELAHEKHESFREHVSTEGTLTMLSGFLDMDLSQLDPDQKVEHIETDAIQGAMNAFTKNDPDREWTVREVAEFSGLGSTSPVVVGTPEQVADELQHWFEEVGVHGFNVKEITRPGTLNDFVNLVVPVLRERGLVREAYEGETLRENVLGAGQRRLREDHPAKQ, from the coding sequence ATGACCGAGCGGATGCACCTCAACCTCTTCACGATGAACTCGGTGGAGCACGTCTCGCCGGGGCGGTGGACGTACCCAGGTGACCAGTCGCACCGCTACACTGACCGCGATTACTGGACCGAAGTCGCGCGAACCGCCGAACGCGGCGGCTTCGACGCCATCTTCTTCGCCGACGTGCGCGGCATCTACGACGTGTACGGCGGCGATCGGGATTCGGCGATCCGGAACGCCATTCAGACCCCCGCGAACGACCCGCAGGCGCTCGTCCCCGCAATGGCCGAGGTGACAGACCATCTCGGCTTCGCCGTCACCCGGTCGACGACGTACACTCACCCGTACCAACTCGCGCGCGAACTGTCGACGCTCGACCACCTCACCGACGGGCGAGTCGCGTTCAACATCGTCACCTCCTACCTGGAGAGCGCCGCCGAGAACCTCGGCCTCGACGAGCGGATGGACAGGGAAACGAGATACGACCGCGCCGACGAGTTCATGGACGTCTGCTACGCGCTCTGGGAGGAGAGCTGGGAGGAGGACGCCGTCGTGGCCGACCGCGAGCGCGGCGTCTACGCCGACCCCGAGAAGGTCCACGCCATCGACTTCGACGGCGAGTTCTTCTCGGTGCCCGGCCCGCACAGCTGCGAGCCGTCGCCGCAGCGGACGCCCGTGCTGTATCAGGCAGGGTCGTCGGACCGCGGCCGCGACTTTGCCGCCGACAACGCCGAAGCCGTCTTCGTGAGCCAGCCGACCGAAGCGGGCACCCGAAGCTACATCGAGGACATGCGCGAACGGGCCGCCGACCGCGGCCGCGACCCCGATTCGCTGCTCTTCTTCCCGGGTATCGTCCCCATCGTCGGCGAGACGGAGGAACTCGCGCACGAGAAACACGAGAGCTTCCGCGAACACGTCAGCACCGAGGGGACGCTCACCATGCTGTCGGGATTCTTGGACATGGACCTCTCGCAACTCGACCCCGACCAGAAGGTCGAACACATCGAGACGGACGCGATTCAGGGCGCGATGAACGCGTTCACGAAGAACGACCCCGACCGCGAGTGGACCGTCCGCGAAGTCGCCGAGTTCTCGGGGCTCGGCTCTACGTCGCCGGTCGTCGTCGGCACGCCCGAGCAGGTCGCCGACGAACTCCAGCACTGGTTCGAGGAGGTCGGCGTCCACGGCTTCAACGTCAAGGAGATTACGCGACCGGGGACGCTGAACGACTTCGTGAACCTCGTCGTGCCCGTCCTCCGCGAGCGCGGGTTAGTGCGCGAGGCGTACGAAGGCGAGACGCTGCGCGAGAACGTCCTCGGCGCGGGGCAGCGTCGGCTCCGCGAAGACCACCCGGCGAAGCAGTGA
- a CDS encoding succinylglutamate desuccinylase/aspartoacylase family protein yields MHTAERLTLTRLPSGVPVETTVHTYEGDEDGPTLYVQAAQHGREVNGTEVLRRLHERLDHDELKGRVIAVPVADPLTFDYVSYTTPEVIDSVNPNMNRVWPGDADGSLHQRIAARLWEYAGEADAIVDLHTGSPDMLTHTVYLEGDEESRALAEAFGTELLLAEAAGDDADTEWSERNFGGKLRVAATREGIPSITPELAHNKQLVEPAVEAGVEGMFGVLEHMGMRDAEGGGDEEEWNGTVARNHLGRVKAADSGLFLVDDDVELGQSVSSGDHLGRLFDPTTYEVLQEVEADRDGVLYSVALESTVTAGQTLVGVALLDVE; encoded by the coding sequence ATGCACACCGCAGAGCGACTCACGCTCACGCGACTCCCCTCGGGTGTCCCCGTCGAGACGACGGTTCACACCTACGAGGGCGACGAAGACGGGCCGACGCTGTACGTCCAGGCCGCACAGCACGGCCGCGAGGTCAACGGCACCGAAGTCCTGCGCCGCCTCCACGAGCGACTCGACCACGACGAACTGAAGGGACGAGTAATCGCCGTCCCCGTCGCCGACCCGCTCACGTTCGACTACGTCTCCTACACCACGCCCGAAGTCATCGACTCCGTCAATCCGAACATGAACCGCGTCTGGCCGGGCGACGCAGACGGGTCGCTCCACCAGCGAATCGCCGCCCGCCTCTGGGAGTACGCGGGAGAGGCCGACGCTATCGTCGACCTCCACACCGGTAGTCCCGACATGCTCACCCACACCGTCTACCTCGAGGGCGACGAGGAGTCCCGTGCGCTCGCCGAGGCATTCGGTACGGAACTGCTTCTCGCGGAGGCCGCGGGCGACGACGCCGACACGGAGTGGAGCGAGCGTAACTTCGGCGGGAAACTCCGCGTCGCCGCTACGCGCGAGGGCATCCCCTCCATCACGCCGGAACTCGCGCACAACAAGCAGTTGGTCGAACCGGCCGTAGAAGCAGGTGTGGAAGGAATGTTCGGCGTCCTCGAACACATGGGGATGCGCGACGCCGAGGGAGGCGGAGACGAAGAGGAATGGAACGGCACCGTCGCGCGCAACCACCTCGGCCGCGTGAAAGCCGCCGACTCGGGGCTGTTCCTCGTCGACGACGACGTCGAACTCGGCCAGTCGGTCTCCTCGGGCGACCACCTCGGACGCCTGTTCGACCCGACGACGTACGAAGTCCTCCAGGAAGTCGAAGCCGACCGCGACGGCGTGCTCTACTCGGTCGCGTTGGAGTCGACGGTGACGGCGGGGCAGACGCTCGTCGGCGTGGCGCTGCTGGACGTCGAATAA
- a CDS encoding ferredoxin, translating to MSDDGVKKPSEFGGEGPPVAEKPYKIIFEANKCFGAGRCAEVADNWEMDLASGLAKAKSYYVGEDELDENVRAAEVCPAKKGEGVIHVIDRRTDEEIAPNPHGDGTLSVDW from the coding sequence ATGAGCGACGACGGCGTCAAAAAGCCGAGCGAGTTCGGCGGGGAGGGTCCCCCTGTAGCGGAGAAGCCGTACAAGATAATCTTCGAGGCCAACAAGTGCTTCGGCGCGGGACGCTGCGCCGAGGTCGCCGACAACTGGGAGATGGATCTCGCCTCCGGGCTGGCGAAGGCAAAGTCGTACTACGTCGGCGAGGACGAACTCGACGAGAACGTTCGGGCCGCCGAGGTCTGTCCAGCGAAAAAAGGCGAGGGCGTCATTCACGTCATCGACCGCCGCACCGACGAGGAGATCGCGCCGAACCCCCACGGCGACGGGACGTTGAGCGTCGATTGGTGA
- a CDS encoding GNAT family N-acetyltransferase → MNGSKTGKTGVEPVESEAAREDAFAVREAVFVNEQGVPEELEWDEHDDAVGTLQFVAYDGGEPVGAARLRRVDDDDGVRKVERVAVLEAERGNGWGKRLVEALERAASDGGVRELRLHAQTHVETFYRDLGYETTSDVFEEAGIPHVEMWKSL, encoded by the coding sequence ATGAACGGATCGAAGACGGGGAAGACGGGCGTCGAACCGGTGGAGAGCGAGGCGGCGCGCGAGGACGCCTTCGCCGTTCGCGAGGCGGTGTTCGTCAACGAGCAGGGCGTTCCGGAGGAACTGGAGTGGGACGAGCACGACGACGCCGTGGGAACGCTGCAGTTCGTCGCCTACGACGGCGGAGAACCGGTCGGCGCGGCGCGTCTCCGCCGCGTCGACGATGACGACGGCGTTCGGAAAGTCGAACGCGTCGCCGTCCTCGAAGCCGAGCGCGGGAACGGGTGGGGAAAGCGACTGGTCGAGGCGCTCGAACGCGCCGCCAGCGACGGCGGCGTCCGAGAGCTACGGCTTCACGCCCAGACCCACGTCGAGACGTTCTACCGCGACCTCGGCTACGAGACGACGAGCGACGTGTTCGAGGAGGCGGGAATCCCGCACGTCGAGATGTGGAAATCGCTGTGA
- a CDS encoding anthranilate phosphoribosyltransferase has protein sequence MTNATQEFGEWPLKRLMTEVCGSGHKSADDLTREQAREAMRRIFAGEPDSTTLGAFWLANRWKRNNPEELAAYTDEMCARVEYAEPDADPVDCGANYDGKGRTAILGVAAGVVAAAAGTPVVTHSGDRVPTQKQDAYKHVLDELGVRTELQPRESADMVDETGFGFYYQPAFNPAVHDLFDRRDQMGVRTFVNTIETLANPANADVHLGSFYHLAFAKKVTDTFEASEHHDLHRVIMFQGMEGYDDIRPGYTKVAEWTDGEFEDYEIETPNYGMEFESEDLEVGDVAADSARITEDVVSGDRDDQFADAVALNAAFRIFAREDAEDLETGLEMARDAIADGSAEAVLDDLRAF, from the coding sequence ATGACGAACGCGACCCAGGAGTTTGGCGAGTGGCCGCTAAAACGGCTGATGACGGAAGTTTGCGGCTCCGGACACAAATCGGCCGACGACCTCACCCGCGAGCAGGCTCGAGAGGCGATGCGGCGCATCTTCGCGGGCGAACCGGACTCCACGACGCTCGGCGCGTTCTGGCTCGCGAACCGGTGGAAGCGCAACAACCCCGAAGAACTCGCCGCGTACACCGACGAGATGTGCGCGCGCGTCGAGTACGCCGAACCAGATGCCGACCCTGTCGACTGCGGCGCGAACTACGACGGGAAGGGCCGAACGGCGATTCTCGGCGTCGCCGCGGGCGTCGTCGCGGCGGCAGCAGGCACGCCGGTCGTCACGCACTCGGGCGATCGCGTCCCGACCCAGAAACAGGACGCGTACAAGCACGTCCTCGACGAACTCGGCGTCAGGACCGAACTCCAACCCCGAGAGTCGGCCGACATGGTCGACGAGACCGGCTTCGGCTTCTACTACCAGCCGGCGTTCAACCCGGCGGTCCACGACCTCTTCGACCGGCGCGACCAGATGGGTGTCCGGACGTTCGTCAACACCATCGAGACGCTGGCGAACCCCGCCAACGCTGATGTCCACCTCGGGTCGTTCTACCACCTCGCGTTCGCGAAGAAGGTGACCGACACGTTCGAGGCGAGCGAGCACCACGACCTCCACCGCGTCATCATGTTCCAGGGAATGGAGGGGTACGACGACATCCGCCCGGGGTACACCAAGGTGGCGGAGTGGACCGACGGCGAGTTCGAGGATTACGAGATAGAGACGCCGAACTACGGGATGGAGTTCGAGAGCGAAGATCTCGAAGTCGGCGACGTCGCCGCCGACTCCGCGCGCATCACCGAGGACGTCGTCTCCGGCGACCGCGATGACCAGTTCGCCGACGCCGTCGCGCTGAACGCGGCGTTCCGTATCTTCGCCCGCGAGGACGCCGAGGACCTCGAAACCGGGCTGGAGATGGCCCGCGACGCCATCGCCGACGGCAGCGCCGAGGCGGTACTCGACGACCTGCGCGCGTTCTGA
- a CDS encoding Lrp/AsnC family transcriptional regulator: MGPVDADWRTDLDDVDAALVDEYQSEFPVVARPFRVVGDELGISEDEALSRVERLRERGVFRRFGAVLNPPVIGSSTLAAVKAPEERFDEVAEVINGYRQVNHNYRRDHEWNMWFVVTAGSRETRDRILADIEERTGCEVLNLPMLTDYYIDLEFPVVNDDRFARESLAETAVSATRISEEATGGLSELEANLLLEIQDGFPLSATPYADIADAVGADVDDVLAAVKRLLDDGCIKRIGCVVNHVVTGFRNNCMVVWDVPDDELDARGERVGALPYVTLCYHRPRRPEQGWPYNLFTMIHGREADIVDEKIDELAAEFLPFDHERLYSTETLKQTGAQYDELVGGEK; this comes from the coding sequence ATGGGTCCCGTAGACGCCGATTGGCGTACCGACCTCGACGATGTCGACGCCGCGCTCGTCGACGAATACCAGAGCGAGTTTCCCGTCGTGGCGCGGCCGTTTCGCGTCGTCGGCGACGAACTCGGTATCTCCGAGGACGAGGCGCTCTCGCGGGTCGAGCGACTCCGCGAACGGGGGGTGTTCCGACGGTTCGGCGCGGTGCTCAACCCGCCGGTCATCGGCAGTTCGACGCTCGCGGCGGTGAAAGCGCCCGAAGAACGGTTCGACGAGGTGGCCGAGGTGATAAACGGCTACCGGCAGGTGAACCACAACTACCGCCGCGACCACGAGTGGAACATGTGGTTCGTCGTCACCGCGGGGTCGCGGGAGACGCGCGACCGGATTCTGGCGGACATCGAGGAGCGAACGGGGTGCGAGGTGCTGAATCTCCCAATGCTCACCGACTACTACATCGACCTCGAGTTTCCGGTGGTCAACGACGACAGATTCGCGAGAGAGAGTCTCGCCGAAACCGCGGTGAGCGCCACCCGCATCAGCGAGGAGGCGACGGGCGGCCTCTCGGAACTGGAAGCGAACCTTCTGCTCGAAATCCAGGACGGCTTCCCGCTGTCTGCGACGCCCTACGCGGATATCGCCGACGCCGTCGGCGCCGACGTCGACGACGTGCTGGCGGCGGTCAAACGATTGCTCGACGACGGCTGTATCAAGCGCATCGGCTGCGTCGTCAACCACGTCGTCACTGGCTTTCGGAACAACTGCATGGTCGTCTGGGACGTACCCGACGACGAACTCGACGCCCGCGGCGAGCGCGTCGGCGCGCTCCCCTACGTGACGCTCTGTTATCACCGGCCGCGCCGCCCCGAGCAAGGGTGGCCGTACAACCTCTTCACGATGATTCACGGCCGTGAAGCCGATATCGTCGACGAGAAGATAGACGAACTGGCCGCGGAGTTTCTGCCGTTCGACCACGAGCGACTCTACTCGACGGAGACGCTCAAACAGACCGGTGCGCAGTACGACGAACTGGTGGGCGGGGAGAAATGA
- a CDS encoding amidohydrolase yields the protein MSIENLSLTEIRRDLHTYPEAGWKEFRTTALVAEELDGRGFDLRLGPDAVNVDGRLGVPSDDELAAAEERARDLGAPESYLDRLDGVSGLVATKQYGDGSGPTVGVRVDMDALERQEATDDDHRPAREGFGSKHPGEMHACGHDGHTAIGVGIARKLDEIGNFDGTLKLFFQPAEEGGRGGKPMSEAGHFDDVDHMVALHLGLGEETGTVVAGYDNPLSNAKLDVTFLGEPAHAGGAPNDGRNAMQALATAVQNLYAIPRHADGATRINVGQVHSPNAQNVISEEARLRVEVRGETAELNEYMLEKANRVVEHAAAMHDCEFETSLYGKTTTFENDAEMVDAVTAAAEKVDSVDEIKERKPFGGSEDASYLIREVQRNGGTASYVGIGASNPAGHHTAYFDIDEASLDIGVDVTCETICEL from the coding sequence ATGTCCATCGAGAACCTCTCGCTCACCGAGATTCGACGCGACCTGCACACCTACCCCGAGGCGGGGTGGAAGGAGTTCCGAACGACCGCGCTCGTTGCCGAGGAACTCGACGGCCGCGGCTTCGACCTCCGTCTCGGACCTGACGCCGTAAACGTCGACGGCCGACTGGGCGTCCCCTCCGACGACGAACTCGCCGCGGCCGAGGAGCGCGCCCGCGACCTCGGCGCGCCCGAGTCGTACCTCGACAGGCTCGACGGCGTCTCGGGACTCGTCGCGACCAAGCAGTACGGCGACGGGTCGGGACCGACCGTCGGCGTCCGCGTCGACATGGACGCGCTCGAACGACAGGAGGCGACCGACGACGACCACCGCCCCGCCCGCGAGGGGTTCGGGTCGAAACACCCCGGCGAGATGCACGCCTGCGGCCACGACGGCCACACCGCCATCGGCGTCGGCATCGCCCGTAAACTCGACGAAATCGGGAATTTCGACGGCACACTCAAACTGTTCTTCCAACCCGCCGAGGAGGGCGGCCGCGGCGGGAAACCGATGAGCGAGGCGGGTCACTTCGACGACGTCGACCACATGGTCGCGCTCCACCTCGGACTCGGCGAGGAGACAGGGACGGTCGTCGCAGGCTACGACAACCCGCTGTCGAACGCGAAACTCGACGTGACGTTCCTCGGCGAACCCGCCCACGCCGGCGGCGCGCCTAACGATGGCCGGAACGCGATGCAGGCGCTGGCGACCGCAGTACAGAACCTCTACGCCATCCCGCGGCACGCCGACGGCGCGACCCGCATCAACGTTGGGCAGGTCCACTCGCCGAACGCCCAGAACGTCATCAGCGAGGAAGCGCGCCTCCGCGTCGAGGTGCGCGGCGAGACGGCCGAACTGAACGAGTACATGCTTGAAAAGGCGAACCGCGTGGTCGAACACGCCGCCGCAATGCACGACTGCGAGTTCGAGACGAGTCTCTACGGGAAGACGACGACGTTCGAGAACGACGCGGAGATGGTCGACGCGGTGACGGCTGCCGCCGAGAAGGTCGACTCAGTCGACGAGATCAAGGAGCGAAAACCGTTCGGCGGCAGCGAGGACGCCTCGTATCTCATCCGCGAGGTACAGCGAAACGGCGGGACGGCCTCGTACGTTGGCATCGGCGCGTCGAACCCGGCGGGCCACCACACCGCGTACTTCGACATCGACGAGGCGTCGCTGGACATCGGCGTCGACGTGACGTGCGAGACGATTTGCGAGCTCTGA
- a CDS encoding ABC transporter ATP-binding protein, producing MTDADAPFQALAADVERPIQRVFAEYGMPELQWLTLGVLTSFLSRAANLVPPLLLGVTLNAVESGPSAYSLPLVPDAWLPPGVPGQLALSITLIAIAFVVAAVASWGRTVTLNLFAHRIEHFLRTDTYERMQALDMAFFDDKQTGEIMSVLNNDVNNLEMFFDNALESTIRLVVMVLGIAGVLFYLNWQLAVVTLVFVPVLAGFTYWFMTRVEPVYAAVRSSVGGLNIRLENNLSGIDLIKTTATEAYEAERVRSASQEYFDQIMTVIKLSGIYQPGMQFIGGMTFLATFAVGGYWLVVGPPPYASGALQVGTFVTFVTLARELVAPVSESGSIVEWYENALASTRRIYALRDLPTSIDDPDAPVSLGAVEGRVEYDAVSFSYDENERVLDDVNFVVEPGETLALVGPTGAGKSTILKLLPRLYDVDDGSVRVDGVDVRDAPVTELRGAIGYVGQETFLFDGTVAENLRYGAFDATDEEMVDAAKVAEAHEFIEELADGYDTRIGERGVKLSGGQRQRLSIARTALADAPILILDEATSAVDTETERRIQRGLDRLTEDRTTLVIAHRLSTVTNADQILVLDDGRIAERGSHRELHATDGEYASLWAAQATASAEPHNN from the coding sequence GTGACCGACGCAGACGCGCCGTTTCAAGCGCTCGCCGCCGACGTCGAACGCCCGATACAGCGGGTGTTCGCCGAGTACGGAATGCCGGAGCTACAGTGGTTGACGCTCGGCGTCCTGACGAGTTTCCTCTCCCGGGCGGCGAATCTCGTCCCGCCCCTCCTTCTCGGTGTCACGCTGAACGCCGTCGAGTCCGGTCCGAGCGCGTACAGCCTCCCGCTCGTCCCCGACGCGTGGCTCCCGCCGGGGGTGCCGGGGCAGCTGGCGCTGTCGATAACGCTCATCGCGATCGCGTTCGTCGTCGCCGCGGTGGCGTCGTGGGGGCGGACTGTGACGCTGAACCTGTTCGCACACCGCATCGAGCACTTTCTCCGGACCGACACGTACGAGCGGATGCAGGCGCTCGACATGGCCTTTTTCGACGACAAGCAGACCGGCGAGATAATGTCAGTGCTAAACAACGACGTGAACAATCTGGAGATGTTCTTCGACAACGCCCTAGAGAGCACCATCCGTCTCGTCGTGATGGTGCTCGGCATCGCGGGCGTGCTGTTCTACCTCAATTGGCAACTCGCCGTCGTCACGCTCGTCTTCGTCCCGGTGCTCGCGGGCTTCACCTACTGGTTCATGACGCGCGTCGAACCCGTCTACGCCGCTGTCCGGTCAAGCGTCGGCGGTCTCAACATCCGACTGGAGAACAACCTCTCGGGTATCGACCTCATCAAGACCACGGCGACGGAAGCGTACGAGGCCGAGCGCGTCCGCAGCGCCTCACAGGAGTACTTCGACCAGATAATGACCGTCATCAAACTCTCGGGCATCTACCAACCGGGGATGCAGTTTATTGGCGGAATGACGTTTCTGGCGACGTTCGCCGTCGGCGGCTACTGGCTGGTCGTGGGCCCGCCGCCGTACGCCAGCGGGGCGTTGCAGGTCGGGACGTTCGTCACGTTCGTCACGCTCGCCCGGGAGTTGGTCGCGCCGGTCAGCGAGTCGGGCAGCATCGTCGAGTGGTACGAGAACGCGCTCGCATCAACGCGGCGCATCTATGCGCTCCGCGACCTGCCGACGAGCATCGACGACCCGGACGCCCCCGTTTCGCTCGGCGCCGTTGAGGGGCGCGTCGAGTACGACGCGGTCTCCTTCTCCTACGACGAGAACGAGCGGGTGCTCGACGACGTGAACTTCGTCGTCGAACCGGGGGAGACGCTCGCGCTCGTCGGTCCCACGGGGGCAGGCAAGTCGACGATTCTGAAGCTCCTTCCGCGGCTCTATGACGTCGACGACGGGTCGGTTCGCGTTGACGGCGTCGACGTGCGCGACGCCCCGGTCACCGAGTTACGCGGCGCTATCGGCTACGTCGGTCAGGAGACGTTCCTCTTCGACGGCACTGTCGCCGAGAACCTCCGGTACGGGGCGTTCGACGCAACGGACGAGGAAATGGTCGACGCCGCGAAAGTCGCGGAGGCGCACGAGTTCATCGAAGAACTCGCCGACGGCTACGACACTCGCATCGGCGAGCGCGGGGTGAAGCTCTCGGGCGGCCAGCGCCAGCGACTCTCGATCGCGCGCACGGCGCTGGCGGACGCGCCGATTCTCATCCTCGACGAGGCGACGTCGGCGGTCGACACCGAGACCGAACGACGCATCCAGCGCGGGCTGGACCGACTCACCGAGGACCGGACGACGCTCGTCATCGCACACCGCCTTTCGACGGTGACGAACGCCGACCAGATTCTCGTCCTCGACGACGGGCGAATCGCCGAACGCGGGTCGCATCGGGAACTCCACGCCACCGACGGCGAGTACGCGTCGCTGTGGGCGGCGCAGGCGACGGCGTCTGCGGAGCCGCACAACAACTGA